Genomic DNA from Shouchella patagoniensis:
TCGAGGTGAAAGAACAGAAAGCACAAATCGTTCATTTGCAAACAAATGCCGACACCTCTAATTGGCCAGTAATTATTCCACCTGGAAATCAATACTTATTAGCTTTTGAAGGTGGAAAAATTGTTGCTGGAGCCACTCATGAAGATGATACAAACTTTAACTCCGCTGTCACAGCAGGAGGCATGCATGACATCTTTAATAAATTGCTTGATATTGCACCTGGACTATCTGAGGCAGAGTGGACTGAAACTCGTGTTGGATTTAGACCAGTCGTCCCTCATTTTTTACCCGTTTTTGGTGAACTACCCAACTTTCAAAACGTCTGGTTCGCAAATGGTCTTGGATCAAGCGGGTTAACAACCGGTCCGTATATTGGGGCATTACTTGCAAATCTCATTAGCGGCCAATCAAGCCCATTTAACCGAACCTCCTACGATGTATCTTCAATTATGTAGGTTTGTTTCGCTCATCTTCAGGTATCCTTCTTACAGTAAGAGGAGGTGCCTTTGATGGGCTTTTATGATGATATTGATACCGACACTGATTTCCGTAAGGAACCTCATAAATACCGAGTTAGTAGAGGTGAGCAAGGGGCGCTAATGATCGAACCGTATAAAAGTGAAATTCTACCCCACTGGCAATTTAAAACTGCAGCAATTGCAGAAAAGTCGTCTGAAGAAATTTTTGAATTGTATTGTAAATATAAAGAGGATGACAATTTTGTCGGAATGGATATGGCTCGAAAATTTTTGCAGATGGGCTATACTCGCGCAAGACGTTATGCAAACTATCCTGGCGGAAAGAAATATAATAAAAATGGAGCTGTGAATGAGCGTGAAATTGATAAAGAAAAAGCTAAATCTGCTTCAATTTTTGAGAAAAAGTGGATTTTAGTTCGGGAAGACAAAACCTATTTAAAAAAGAAAAAAGCGCATCAGCGCATGTTCGGCTGATACACCCCTTGAAATGTTAGTAGCTCTTTTAAAGCTAACATATCCATTCTAATAACTCTCTTTAATGATGGATTATAAAAAACAGCTGCTGGATGGAACGTTGGAAACAATACATGCTTTTCCCCAATCCGCTCCAATCTATTTGCTTCTAATGATGGTAATTTTAATAATTGTGTACAAAAAGCTTGCCCATGAACGTTCTTAAGAGATAATTCGTTACCAGTTAGTCGCTTTAACGCAATTGCACCTAGCGTAACAATTACCTTTGGCTTCATAATTGCAATCGTTTCGTCTAGTAAAGGGGCATGAGCGAGTACTTCTTTTTGCGTAGGTGTTCGATTCGCTCTTTGCTTAATAGGTTTGAGCTTGCTTTTATCGTCATGCTTATAGGGGCGACTTCTGACTGTACTTGTTACGTAAATATCGTCTCTCGTTAATGCCAACTCTGATAAGTACTCATTTAAGCTCGCCCCCGCTTTACCAGTGAAAGGTTTCTGCGTAGTTAGCTCATCTCTACCTGGAGCTTCTCCAACAAATAAAAGATCAGCTTTGCTATTCCCTCCCCCAAGTAAAAAACCTTCACAAGGGTATGACTTAAGTCGCTCTACGCAACACTTAACTAATTCTGTATCTATCATCATATCTTCTTTTTTTCTCGAATCCGAATATGTTCAAAGATTAATGCCAGTTGAGTAATACCTTGCTTTCTCTCTTTTTCTGTTTGTGGCCAAGCAATTATGTGATTCAGTCGTTCCATCTCTCTTTGCTCGTCCTTCGTAAAGCACAATAGCCTCACTTCCTCTTCTTAAGTAAACAAACCATCATTAGTATAGACAGCTGCTCCATTTATAAACGTTTGCTTAACCGATGTACCTGCCGCAAGAGGAGCTCCTGTCCAAATAACAATGTCTGCATCTTTCTCGACTTCAATTGTTCCCAAACGAGACTCCAATTGTAGATGCTCAGCTGCTCTTATCGTTATTGCTTCCATCATCTTCTCTTCTGAAATTCCATATTTCAAGGCATGGGAGGCGGTTGTAATGAGATGTTCAATCGGAACGACTGGATGATCGGTTGTTATTGAAAAAGGAACTTCCTTTGCCGCAAAACATTGGACAGTCTCCCAACTTTTATGAGCAAGCTCTTGTTTTGAACGTGCCGAAAAAGTTGGACCAATTGTAAATCGAAAACCGCTTTCAGCAAGCTCTTTTGCAACTAAATGTCCTTCTGTTACATGTTCAAGGGTCATTTGAATTGAAAATTCATTCGCAATTCGAAGCATCGTGATGATGTCGTCAGCTCGATGAACATGAACACGCATTGG
This window encodes:
- a CDS encoding DUF4385 domain-containing protein produces the protein MGFYDDIDTDTDFRKEPHKYRVSRGEQGALMIEPYKSEILPHWQFKTAAIAEKSSEEIFELYCKYKEDDNFVGMDMARKFLQMGYTRARRYANYPGGKKYNKNGAVNEREIDKEKAKSASIFEKKWILVREDKTYLKKKKAHQRMFG
- a CDS encoding uracil-DNA glycosylase, with product MIDTELVKCCVERLKSYPCEGFLLGGGNSKADLLFVGEAPGRDELTTQKPFTGKAGASLNEYLSELALTRDDIYVTSTVRSRPYKHDDKSKLKPIKQRANRTPTQKEVLAHAPLLDETIAIMKPKVIVTLGAIALKRLTGNELSLKNVHGQAFCTQLLKLPSLEANRLERIGEKHVLFPTFHPAAVFYNPSLKRVIRMDMLALKELLTFQGVYQPNMR